A DNA window from Vigna unguiculata cultivar IT97K-499-35 chromosome 10, ASM411807v1, whole genome shotgun sequence contains the following coding sequences:
- the LOC114165716 gene encoding putative disease resistance RPP13-like protein 1 — MALAVVGGALLSAFIEVVFDKLASPEVVNFIRWKKPDKLLQKMRSQLLVVKVVLADAEKRQITDSNVKEWLDLLNDVVYDVDDLLDEVSTKAATQKKVTNSFPHLFKRKKIVSISKLEDIVERLDDILKQKENLDLKEIPVENNQPSKPQSTSLEDRYDMYGRDKDKETIMKLVLEDSSDGEEVSVIPIVGMGGVGKTTLARSVYNDGKLKQIFDLKAWVCVSDIFDIVKVTKTMIEEIIQKPCKLSDLNSIQLDLLDKLRGKRFLIVLDDVWIEDCDNWSSLTKPFLGGIRGSKILVTTRNENVAAVVPFHSVNVYHLNRLSNEDCWLVFANHAFHPSGGTENRGTLEKIGKEIVKKCNGLPLAAQSLGGMLRRKHAIGDWNNVLKSDIWELPESQCKIIPALRISYNHLPPHLKRCFVYCSLYPKDYEFQKDELILLWMAEDLVKAPKTEKSIEEVGDEYFDDLVSRSFFQCSSHRTWGNYFVMHDLMHDLATFLGGEFYFRADELGKGTKINRKTRHLSFTRFSDPVSDIEVFETVKFSRTLLPINYKDYPFNNEKATRIIGSMLKYLRVLSFRDFRSVLALPDSIGELIHLRYLNLSYTSIASLPESLCNLYNLQTLKLYCCFKLTKLPGAMQNLENLRRLEILNTAIKEMPKGMGKLNQMQNLDFYIVGKHIENSIKELRGLPNLHGSFCIQKIENVTTGEEALEARIMDKKHIHDLSLEWSICNDNSTNFQIELDVLSNLQPHQDLKSLSISGYKGTRFPEWMENCSYYYMTVLSLNNCNNCCMLPSLGQLLSLKRLHISNMISVKTIDAGFYKKNDSSSVTPFPSLESLYIYNMPFWEMWVAFDSEAFLVLKDLYIQNCPKLKGDLPYHLPALQTLAIRNCELLVSSVPGASTLRTLEISESNKLAFHTFPLSVERIEIEGSPVVESMMEAITNIQPTCLRYLTLRDCSSSISFPGDRLPASLKTLQISGLKKLKFPMQQKHELLESLTINNSCDSLTSLPLDSFPNLIRLQITNCENMESLSVLGSDSFKSLSSFEIDRCPNFVSFLGGLSAPNLTRFIVYDCDKLKSLPDQICTLLPKMEYLSISNCQQIESFPEGGMPPNLRIVEINNCEKLLSGQQWVSKDIFTYLKVWGPCDGINSFPKEGLLPPSLTYLQLFGFSSLETLECKGLLHLTSLRELHIQSCKKLENITGERLPISLIKLSINRCPLLQKRCHRKDRGIWHKICHVRGINIDGRWIQ; from the coding sequence ATGGCATTAGCTGTTGTAGGTGGTGCACTCCTTTCTGCTTTCATTGAGGTTGTTTTTGACAAACTAGCTTCCCCTGAGGTTGTAAACTTTATCCGTTGGAAGAAGCCTGACAAGTTACTTCAAAAGATGAGGAGCCAGCTGCTAGTGGTTAAAGTTGTGCTTGCTGATGCTGAGAAGAGACAAATCACAGATTCCAATGTCAAAGAGTGGCTCGATCTTCTCAATGATGTTGTGTACGACGTTGATGACTTACTTGATGAAGTTTCTACGAAAGCTGCTACTCAAAAGAAGGTAACCAATTCCTTTCCTCACCTTTTCAAGAGGAAGAAAATTGTTAGTATTAGTAAGTTGGAAGACATAGTGGAAAGATTAGATGACATTTTGAAACAAAAGGAGAATCTTGATTTGAAAGAAATTCCAGTGGAGAACAATCAGCCATCGAAACCTCAGTCAACATCTCTGGAAGATAGATATGATATGTACGGTAGGGATAAAGACAAAGAGACCATTATGAAGTTGGTGTTAGAGGATAGTAGTGATGGTGAAGAAGTATCTGTGATCCCTATAGTTGGCATGGGTGGGGTTGGAAAAACCACTTTGGCCCGATCTGTGTACAACGACGGCAAATTGAAGCAGATATTTGATTTAAAGGCATGGGTTTGTGTTTCTGATATATTTGATATTGTGAAGGTGACAAAAACTATGATAGAGGAAATTATTCAAAAGCCTTGTAAATTGAGTGATCTAAACTCAATTCAACTTGACTTGTTGGACAAACTGAGGGGAAAAAGATTCTTGATTGTCTTGGATGATGTTTGGATTGAGGATTGTGATAACTGGAGTAGTCTTACAAAACCTTTTCTAGGTGGGATCAGGGGAAGTAAAATTTTGGTCACAACCCGCAATGAAAATGTAGCGGCTGTAGTCCCTTTTCATAGTGTTAACGTATATCATCTAAACAGATTGTCAAATGAAGATTGTTGGTTGGTGTTTGCAAACCATGCATTTCACCCATCAGGAGGCACTGAGAATAGAGGAACTTTAGAAAAGATTGGAAAAGAGATTGTTAAAAAGTGTAATGGGTTGCCTTTAGCAGCACAGTCACTTGGAGGAATGTTGAGAAGAAAGCACGCTATTGGGGATTGGAATAATGTACTTAAAAGTGACATTTGGGAACTTCCTGAAAGTCAGTGTAAAATTATTCCAGCTCTTAGAATTAGTTATAATCACCTTCCTCCTCATTTAAAACGGTGTTTTGTTTATTGCTCACTCTATCCCAAGGATTATGAATTTCAAAAAGATGAACTGATTCTGCTGTGGATGGCTGAAGATCTTGTAAAAGCGCCAAAAACAGAAAAGAGTATAGAAGAAGTTGGTGACGAGTATTTTGATGATTTGGTATCGAGATCGTTTTTCCAATGTTCAAGTCATCGCACTTGGGGTAATTACTTTGTAATGCATGACCTCATGCATGATCTAGCAACTTTCCTTGGCGGGGAATTCTATTTCAGAGCAGATGAACTTGGAAAAGGAACCAAAATTAATAGAAAGACTCGTCATTTGTCTTTTACAAGATTCAGTGATCCAGTCTCAGATATTGAAGTTTTTGAAACAGTTAAATTTTCAAGAACTTTATTGCCGATCAATTATAAAGATTATCCATTCAACAATGAAAAGGCAACACGTATTATAGGGTCAATGCTTAAGTACTTGAGAGTTTTATCATTTCGTGACTTCCGAAGTGTGCTTGCTCTGCCTGATTCAATAGGTGAATTGATCCATTTGCGTTATTTAAATCTCTCTTATACAAGTATAGCATCACTACCGGAGTCATTGTGTAATCTATACAATCTACAGACTTTGAAGTTGTATTGTTGCTTTAAGCTGACTAAGTTGCCTGGTGCCATGCAAAATCTTGAAAACTTGCGTCGTCTTGAAATTCTTAATACGGCCATAAAAGAGATGCCCAAAGGAATGGGGAAACTAAATCAAATGCAGAATTTGGATTTTTATATTGTTGGTAAGCATATAGAGAATAGCATCAAAGAACTGAGAGGACTTCCAAATCTTCATGGTTCCTTTTGTATTCAGAAAATAGAGAATGTTACAACAGGTGAAGAAGCATTAGAGGCCAGGATAATGGATAAGAAGCACATACACGATTTATCCTTGGAATGGTCTATATGTAACGACAATAGCACCAACTTCCAAATTGAATTAGATGTACTCAGCAATTTACAACCTCATCAAGACCTGAAATCGCTTTCAATAAGCGGTTATAAAGGAACGAGATTTCCCGAATGGATGGAGAATTGTTCCTACTATTACATGACAGTTCtaagtttaaataattgtaaCAACTGTTGCATGCTTCCTTCACTTGGGCAACTACTGTCTCTCAAGCGCTTACATATTTCGAACATGATTTCGGTGAAGACTATTGATGCAGGCTTTTATAAGAAGAATGATTCTTCATCTGTGACGCCCTTTCCCTCCCTTGAATCTCTATACATTTATAATATGCCTTTTTGGGAGATGTGGGTTGCCTTTGATTCAGAAGCTTTTCTTGTGCTCAAGGATCTTTATATACAAAATTGCCCCAAACTAAAGGGAGATTTGCCTTATCATCTTCCTGCTTTGCAAACACTCGCAATTAGAAATTGCGAGCTTCTTGTCTCTTCTGTTCCGGGGGCTTCCACCCTTCGAACATTAGAGATAAGTGAAAGCAACAAATTAGCATTTCATACGTTTCCTCTTTCGGTAGAACGGATAGAGATAGAAGGAAGCCCAGTGGTTGAGTCCATGATGGAGGCCATCACTAACATTCAACCTACTTGCCTCCGTTATTTGACACTAAGGGATTGTTCCTCATCCATATCATTTCCAGGTGATCGTCTTCCTGCATCGCTGAAAACCCTGCAAATCAGTGGTTTAAAGAAACTGAAATTCCCAATGCAACAAAAACATGAATTACTGGAATCACTGACAATAAATAATAGTTGCGATTCACTAACGTCTCTCCCATTGGATAGCTTTCCAAATCTCATACGTCTGCAAATCACAAACTGTGAAAATATGGAATCACTTTCAGTCTTAGGGTCAGATTCTTTTAAGAGTCTGAGTTCTTTTGAGATTGACCGTTGCCCCAACTTTGTGTCATTCTTGGGAGGATTGTCTGCGCCCAATTTGACTCGTTTCATTGTTTATGACTGTGATAAGTTGAAGTCGTTGCCCGATCAGATATGTACTCTTCTTCCAAAGATGGAATATCTTAGCATATCAAACTGCCAACAAATTGAGTCATTTCCTGAAGGGGGTATGCCACCTAACTTGAGAATAGTTGAGATCAACAATTGTGAGAAACTACTGAGCGGCCAGCAATGGGTATCCAAGGATATCTTTACCTATCTCAAAGTCTGGGGTCCATGTGATGGCATCAACTCCTTCCCAAAGGAGGGTTTGTTGCCTCCCTCTCTCACGTATTTGCAGCTATTTGGTTTTTCAAGTCTGGAGACGTTGGAGTGCAAGGGCCTTCTCCATCTCACTTCGCTACGAGAATTGCACATTCAAAGTTGTAAAAAGCTGGAGAATATCACGGGAGAAAGGCTGCCCATCTCTCTAATAAAATTAAGCATTAACAGATGTCCCTTGCTGCAGAAACGATGCCACAGAAAAGATCGTGGAATTTGGCATAAAATCTGCCATGTCCGTGGGATAAACATTGACGGTAGATGGATTCAATGA
- the LOC114165444 gene encoding golgin subfamily A member 6-like protein 7 encodes MVKLDLDSTSTKKEKERHRSSEAVTMNRNRNATREGPTWQQIMQSIMELRQQNEEIKLKAEADQAQLEKEREEARKKAEEDLQLLRDEALRERERLRKEAKETHQRVEEALQQQEQLRKTNEEMQIRIDATRIGYRHASRLTTDVNEAHPLLKEIMDEPIPQKFL; translated from the coding sequence aTGGTAAAACTCGATCTCGACTCCACTTCaacaaagaaagagaaggaAAGGCATAGATCTTCAGAAGCAGTGACAATGAACAGAAACAGAAACGCAACACGAGAAGGGCCGACATGGCAACAGATCATGCAAAGCATTATGGAACTACGACAACAGAATGAAGAGATAAAGCTAAAAGCCGAAGCGGATCAAGCACAGTTAGAGAAAGAAAGGGAGGAAGCTCGTAAGAAAGCTGAAGAAGATCTTCAACTCCTCCGAGATGAGGCTTTGAGGGAAAGAGAGCGACTTCGAAAAGAAGCCAAAGAAACACATCAGCGAGTAGAAGAGGCTCTCCAACAACAAGAGCAGTTGAGGAAAACGAATGAGGAGATGCAGATTAGAATAGATGCAACTAGGATCGGTTATCGACATGCTAGTCGCCTAACCACTGATGTGAATGAAGCCCACCCACTATTAAAGGAAATCATGGATGAGCCGATTCCCCAAAAATTTTTGTGA